The following are from one region of the Sorghum bicolor cultivar BTx623 chromosome 2, Sorghum_bicolor_NCBIv3, whole genome shotgun sequence genome:
- the LOC8054489 gene encoding zinc finger protein 10: MNSTNSAVEQMAKYYWGMLGAARTTTGGAGAATSSLIRSSWPPPAAHGRSGGEPSWEELAFARDAAGQLGGCVWPPRSYTCTFCRREFRSAQALGGHMNVHRRDRARLRQCASPSSPPDHDQEPIAAPLPTPELADHHQLLQLQGSPLFRTTKAAVLISGRPACDHHHQNYYNDNREEEEEEEEEEEEAVITTTCPRYISTTIIKESKSKVVISIPASTAAAGSIKETAIAIIGEEEEEEEEEIMLAGRRKRRRLVSQPPEPAFTSPPFYDLRLVAASSPKGGVEHDAKVPNNKVTSTSPSSLSPLHHLAGRQEEVDLELRLGTS, from the coding sequence ATGAACTCCACCAACTCCGCGGTAGAGCAAATGGCCAAGTACTACTGGGGTATGCTGGGCGCCGCAAGGACGACGACCGGCGGCGCTGGCGCAGCGACTAGTAGCCTCATCAGGTCAAGCTGGCCTCCACCAGCAGCGCATGGCCGCAGCGGCGGCGAGCCGTCGTGGGAGGAGCTGGCTTTCGCCCGGGACGCGGCGGGGCAACTCGGCGGCTGCGTGTGGCCGCCGCGCTCCTACACGTGCACCTTCTGCCGCCGAGAGTTCCGGTCCGCGCAGGCGCTCGGCGGCCATATGAACGTGCACCGCCGCGACCGGGCTCGACTTCGGCAGTGCGCCTCCCCGTCGTCCCCGCCGGATCATGACCAGGAGCCGATAGCCGCGCCTCTTCCAACGCCGGAATTGGCGGATCACCACCAGCTTCTGCAACTGCAGGGATCTCCCTTGTTCAGGACAACCAAGGCGGCAGTATTAATCTCTGGCCGCCCTGCTTGTGATCATCATCACCAAAATTATTACAATGATaacagggaggaggaggaggaggaggaggaggaggaggaggaggctgtgATTACCACCACTTGTCCTCGGTACATATCAACGACCATCATCAAGGAGAGCAAGAGCAAGGTAGTCATCTCCATACCTGCATCAACAGCGGCGGCGGGGAGCATCAAAGAAACCGCTATAGCAATCATcggtgaggaggaggaggaggaggaagaggagatcATGTTGGCGGGGAGGAGAAAGCGAAGGCGACTAGTTTCACAGCCACCAGAGCCGGCGTTTACATCGCCGCCGTTCTACGACCTGCGGCTTGTGGCGGCATCATCACCCAAAGGAGGAGTTGAGCATGATGCGAAGGTACCCAACAATAAAGTAACCAGTACAAGCCCTAGTAGCCTCAGTCCACTGCATCATCTTGCAGGCCGGCAAGAAGAAGTGGATCTGGAGCTCAGGCTTGGCACTAGCTAG